From a region of the Nitrospira sp. genome:
- the gatA gene encoding Asp-tRNA(Asn)/Glu-tRNA(Gln) amidotransferase subunit GatA — MSLHKLTLFELHKKFKAGEVTATEIVRAYFLRLSQVEPKIKAFVTQTKEAASAQAEDLDRKLRDWRRTQPLTGMPLAVKDNICTDGVPTTCSSRMLQNFVPPYDATVVAKLRAQEYILLGKTNLDEFAMGSSTENSAFGPSRNPWNVHCVPGGSSGGSAAAVAAEECVAALGSDTGGSIRQPAAFCGVVGLKPTYGRVSRYGLVAFASSLDQIGPITRNVSDAAFLLQAIAGHDPMDSTSVDRSVPDYMKALQKRDLKSLRVGVPAEFFTEGLDPEVEQAVRAAIDELKHLGAEIKEIRLPRTDAAVAVYYVIATAEASSNLARFDGVKFGLRAKETKDLLELYMKTRQEGFGPEVKRRIMLGTYVLSAGYYDAYYGKAQAVRTLVCQDFTAALKEVDVIVTPATPTPAFKLGEKSENPLQMYLSDIFTISVNLAGLPAIALPCGFSKAGLPIGLQLIGRAFEEETVLRAAHAYEQSTQWHLKRPVIR; from the coding sequence ATGTCCCTCCACAAACTGACTCTCTTCGAGCTTCACAAAAAATTCAAGGCAGGCGAAGTCACGGCGACAGAGATCGTGCGCGCCTACTTCCTACGTCTCAGCCAGGTGGAGCCGAAGATCAAAGCCTTCGTCACTCAAACAAAAGAAGCCGCGTCCGCGCAGGCAGAAGATTTAGACCGGAAACTCAGGGACTGGCGAAGGACCCAGCCGCTCACCGGAATGCCTCTTGCCGTCAAAGATAATATCTGTACGGACGGCGTTCCTACGACGTGCAGCTCTCGAATGTTGCAGAATTTTGTGCCGCCGTACGATGCCACGGTCGTCGCCAAGTTGCGTGCGCAAGAGTACATTTTGTTGGGCAAGACGAACTTGGATGAGTTCGCGATGGGATCGTCTACGGAAAACTCGGCGTTTGGGCCCAGCCGGAATCCCTGGAATGTGCACTGTGTGCCGGGAGGGTCGAGCGGAGGGTCCGCGGCGGCGGTGGCGGCAGAGGAATGCGTGGCCGCGCTTGGATCGGATACCGGAGGTTCCATCAGGCAGCCGGCGGCCTTCTGTGGCGTGGTGGGACTGAAGCCGACCTACGGACGGGTGTCTCGGTATGGCTTGGTGGCGTTTGCTTCCTCGCTGGATCAAATCGGCCCGATCACCAGAAATGTGTCCGATGCGGCGTTTCTCCTTCAAGCCATTGCCGGCCACGATCCAATGGATTCCACGTCGGTCGATCGCTCTGTGCCGGATTACATGAAGGCGTTGCAAAAGCGTGACCTCAAATCTCTGAGGGTGGGCGTGCCGGCTGAATTTTTCACCGAAGGCCTAGATCCCGAAGTCGAGCAGGCAGTCAGAGCTGCCATTGACGAGTTGAAGCATCTGGGAGCTGAAATCAAGGAAATCCGGCTGCCGAGGACCGATGCTGCGGTGGCGGTCTACTATGTGATCGCGACGGCGGAAGCCAGCTCGAATCTTGCCCGTTTCGACGGGGTGAAGTTCGGGTTGCGCGCCAAAGAGACCAAGGATCTGCTCGAACTGTATATGAAGACGCGGCAGGAGGGGTTTGGGCCGGAAGTGAAACGGCGAATCATGCTGGGGACGTATGTCCTCAGCGCCGGGTATTACGATGCGTATTATGGAAAGGCGCAAGCTGTCCGCACGCTGGTCTGCCAGGACTTCACGGCGGCACTAAAAGAGGTCGATGTGATCGTGACTCCTGCTACTCCGACACCGGCTTTCAAGTTGGGGGAAAAGAGCGAAAATCCCCTGCAAATGTACCTGTCGGACATTTTCACGATCTCGGTGAATCTCGCGGGTCTGCCGGCGATTGCCCTCCCCTGTGGGTTCAGCAAGGCGGGGCTTCCGATCGGGTTGCAGTTGATCGGGCGGGCGTTCGAGGAAGAAACAGTGCTTCGAGCCGCGCATGCCTATGAGCAATCGACGCAATGGCATCTTAAAAGGCCGGTGATACGGTAG
- the glmS gene encoding glutamine--fructose-6-phosphate transaminase (isomerizing), with product MCGIIGYVGNQDAVPILIGGLAKLEYRGYDSSGVAVMQGEKIVVRRSVGKLVNLQNSLKANELKGTVGIGHTRWATHGKPSEQNAHPHRSKGCVLVHNGIIENYQQLKQQLEKDGYKFESETDTEVVAHLIDKYLQKENKLADAVRLATKDVKGSYALAVISEREPGTLIAARSGCPLVVGRTNQASYVASDVMAMLAHTREVTYLEEGDVAVVTQDRVDLTDVDGHAVSRKPSTITWDASAVEKSGYPHFMLKEIHEQPQTILDTMRGRYSYETGEADLPDIGLTPEEFAAVERIWIVACGTSWHAGQVGKYLFEEMVRTPVQVDIGSEFRYRDPLVGKKDLFITISQSGETADTLAAAREAKGKGARVVSIVNVVGSTLARESDGVLYTHCGPEIGVASTKAFTAQLTALYLLALHFARVRNVMNIADGKAWLDRLVRLPVLVESVLRREAEIVAIAKRYYKKRNFLFLGRGINYPIALEGSLKLKEISYIHAEGYAAGEMKHGPIALIDKDMPVVVLAPRDRLYDKTVSNLMEVKARHAPVIAFVAEGERELGKIADAVFTVPDTHPLISPILFTIPLQLLAYHIAVLRGADVDQPRNLAKSVTVE from the coding sequence ATGTGTGGAATCATCGGATACGTCGGCAATCAAGATGCGGTTCCGATTCTCATCGGGGGATTGGCGAAGCTGGAGTATCGCGGTTACGACTCCTCGGGAGTAGCCGTCATGCAGGGGGAAAAGATTGTGGTCAGGCGGAGTGTGGGCAAACTGGTCAATCTCCAAAATTCGCTCAAGGCCAACGAGCTCAAAGGGACGGTGGGAATCGGCCACACCCGTTGGGCAACCCATGGAAAACCGTCGGAACAGAATGCCCATCCGCATCGGTCGAAAGGCTGCGTGTTGGTGCACAACGGAATCATTGAAAACTATCAGCAGCTGAAACAGCAGTTGGAAAAAGACGGCTACAAGTTCGAATCGGAAACCGATACGGAAGTTGTTGCGCATTTGATCGACAAGTATCTTCAGAAAGAGAACAAGCTGGCCGATGCCGTGCGGTTGGCGACCAAAGATGTGAAGGGTAGTTATGCATTGGCCGTGATTTCCGAGCGGGAGCCCGGTACCTTGATTGCCGCGCGTTCCGGTTGCCCGCTGGTCGTCGGGAGGACCAATCAGGCGTCCTATGTTGCCTCCGATGTCATGGCGATGCTCGCGCACACGCGGGAAGTGACCTACCTCGAAGAAGGAGATGTGGCGGTCGTCACTCAAGATCGGGTCGATCTCACCGACGTCGACGGCCATGCCGTGTCGCGGAAGCCGTCAACGATTACATGGGACGCATCGGCGGTGGAGAAGAGCGGGTATCCGCATTTCATGCTGAAGGAGATTCACGAGCAACCGCAGACAATTCTGGATACGATGCGCGGACGGTACTCGTATGAGACCGGTGAAGCGGATCTGCCTGATATTGGGCTGACACCGGAGGAGTTCGCCGCCGTTGAACGCATCTGGATCGTGGCTTGCGGCACCTCCTGGCACGCGGGGCAGGTGGGAAAATATTTGTTCGAAGAAATGGTCCGCACTCCGGTGCAGGTGGATATCGGCAGCGAGTTTCGGTATCGCGACCCGCTTGTCGGCAAGAAGGATTTGTTCATTACCATCTCCCAGTCCGGTGAGACAGCCGATACGCTGGCCGCTGCGCGAGAGGCAAAGGGAAAGGGTGCGCGCGTCGTCTCGATCGTGAATGTGGTCGGGAGCACCTTGGCGCGGGAGTCCGATGGGGTACTGTACACCCATTGCGGGCCCGAGATCGGCGTCGCGTCGACCAAGGCCTTCACCGCCCAGCTCACCGCCCTCTATCTTCTGGCATTGCATTTTGCCCGAGTTCGTAATGTGATGAATATCGCGGACGGCAAAGCGTGGCTCGACCGGTTGGTGCGCTTGCCGGTATTGGTGGAGAGTGTGCTGCGGAGAGAAGCTGAAATCGTGGCGATCGCCAAGCGCTATTATAAGAAGCGGAACTTTCTGTTCCTCGGGCGGGGCATCAACTATCCGATCGCGCTGGAAGGCTCGTTGAAGCTGAAAGAAATCTCATACATTCACGCTGAAGGCTATGCGGCGGGCGAGATGAAGCACGGTCCGATCGCGCTGATCGATAAAGACATGCCGGTCGTGGTCTTGGCGCCTCGCGACCGGCTGTATGATAAAACGGTCAGCAATCTCATGGAAGTCAAGGCGCGGCACGCGCCGGTGATTGCCTTCGTGGCCGAAGGCGAGCGGGAGCTCGGCAAGATCGCGGATGCCGTGTTCACGGTGCCGGACACCCATCCGCTGATTTCGCCGATTCTGTTTACGATCCCGCTGCAACTCCTTGCGTATCATATTGCGGTGCTACGCGGCGCGGATGTGGATCAGCCGAGGAACTTGGCAAAAAGCGTGACCGTGGAATGA
- the metG gene encoding methionine--tRNA ligase yields the protein MAEDNTFYITTPIYYVNDVPHIGHAYTTIAADVLARYWRLRGREVFFLTGLDEHGQKVQQAAAKAGIPPQTHCDKLAPQFQTLWQRLNISNEAFIRTTDAQHTLVVQRYLQQLYDEKLIYKDSYTGWYCTFDERFWTEKDVESGLCPDCRRPVEQLSEHNYFFKMGQYQDRLLDHIKTRQSFIRPDSRRNEVLGFLQTQKLGDLSISRPKSRLSWGIELPFDSDYVTYVWFDALVNYVSALEYLPREKPAGNRFWPTDVHLVGKDILTTHAVYWSTMLMALNLPLPETIFAHGWWTVDGEKMSKSRGNVVDPYKISEVYGVDAFRYFLLREVPFGQDGDFSLAAMLTRINSDLANGLGNLLSRTLTLIERTQAGLIPNPKEIGPVEQELQHATMTLLNEVFPRHLEQLEFNRALEAIWQVVQLANQYVDKTAPWTLAKNENDAEQLRTVLYTMAETLRCLSLATYPFMPSSAQSICSQLGISAEFISPLLKNKIEWGGLRPGTLIHKGPSLFPRIESKPQGAKSVNDTSATPQPAPAATVTPAAQAAVPVPPQITIDEFMKIQLKTAKVLSAERVPKSEKLIKLQVSLGTEQRQIVAGIGKKYEPDTLVGKTIVIVANLKPAKLMGIESQGMVLAAGDADVRGLLTILEEVDPGTKVK from the coding sequence GTGGCAGAAGATAACACCTTTTACATCACCACCCCGATTTACTATGTCAACGATGTCCCGCATATCGGGCACGCCTATACCACTATCGCGGCAGATGTGCTGGCGCGCTATTGGCGGCTGCGCGGGCGCGAGGTGTTCTTTCTCACCGGGCTCGATGAACACGGACAAAAAGTTCAGCAGGCTGCCGCCAAGGCCGGCATCCCCCCGCAGACTCATTGCGACAAACTCGCGCCACAGTTTCAAACACTGTGGCAACGCCTCAACATCTCAAACGAGGCGTTCATCAGGACGACGGATGCACAGCACACACTCGTCGTCCAACGGTATCTTCAACAACTCTACGACGAGAAGCTGATTTACAAGGATTCCTACACCGGATGGTACTGCACGTTCGATGAGCGGTTCTGGACCGAGAAAGACGTGGAATCCGGACTCTGTCCGGACTGTAGACGTCCCGTCGAGCAGCTCAGTGAGCACAACTACTTCTTCAAAATGGGCCAGTACCAAGACCGCCTGCTTGACCACATTAAGACACGTCAGTCGTTTATCAGACCGGATTCTCGTCGCAATGAAGTCCTCGGCTTCCTCCAAACCCAGAAACTCGGTGATCTTTCAATCTCGCGGCCGAAATCACGGCTGTCTTGGGGAATCGAACTCCCCTTCGATAGCGACTACGTCACCTATGTTTGGTTCGATGCGCTGGTCAACTACGTGTCCGCGCTGGAGTACCTGCCACGAGAAAAACCGGCCGGGAACCGATTCTGGCCCACCGATGTTCACCTGGTCGGCAAGGACATCCTGACGACGCACGCGGTGTATTGGTCCACCATGCTGATGGCGTTGAATCTTCCATTACCCGAAACCATCTTCGCCCATGGCTGGTGGACGGTGGACGGCGAGAAGATGTCCAAGAGCCGCGGCAACGTCGTCGATCCTTACAAAATATCGGAAGTGTATGGGGTCGATGCTTTTCGCTACTTCTTGCTCCGTGAAGTGCCGTTCGGGCAGGATGGAGATTTCTCCCTCGCCGCCATGCTCACACGAATCAATAGCGATCTTGCCAATGGTCTCGGCAATCTCCTCAGTCGCACGTTGACCCTCATTGAACGGACTCAAGCCGGGCTGATACCGAATCCAAAAGAGATCGGGCCGGTAGAGCAAGAGCTGCAACATGCCACGATGACGCTCTTGAATGAGGTGTTCCCGCGCCATCTGGAGCAGTTGGAGTTCAATCGAGCCTTGGAAGCGATTTGGCAAGTCGTTCAACTGGCCAATCAATATGTCGACAAAACTGCGCCTTGGACACTGGCAAAGAATGAGAATGACGCAGAACAACTGAGGACAGTTCTCTACACCATGGCGGAGACCCTCCGCTGCCTCAGCCTGGCCACGTATCCCTTTATGCCGTCGAGCGCGCAGTCGATCTGTTCTCAGCTTGGCATCTCAGCCGAATTCATATCCCCTTTGCTGAAAAACAAGATCGAATGGGGCGGCCTCAGGCCCGGCACTCTTATTCATAAGGGACCGTCACTCTTCCCACGCATCGAATCGAAACCACAAGGAGCCAAATCCGTGAACGACACATCCGCAACTCCACAGCCGGCCCCTGCTGCAACCGTCACACCCGCTGCTCAAGCAGCAGTGCCCGTGCCGCCGCAGATCACAATCGATGAATTCATGAAGATTCAGCTCAAGACCGCCAAGGTGCTCTCCGCCGAGCGCGTACCGAAATCGGAAAAGTTAATCAAGCTCCAGGTGTCGCTCGGCACCGAACAGCGTCAAATCGTCGCGGGCATCGGCAAGAAGTACGAGCCGGACACGCTCGTCGGCAAGACGATCGTCATTGTGGCCAATCTCAAGCCGGCAAAGCTCATGGGTATCGAATCGCAGGGGATGGTGCTGGCGGCGGGTGATGCCGACGTGCGCGGCCTGCTCACCATTCTGGAAGAAGTCGATCCCGGCACCAAAGTAAAATGA
- the gatC gene encoding Asp-tRNA(Asn)/Glu-tRNA(Gln) amidotransferase subunit GatC: MEITQQDVEKAAQLARLTVTPAEKETFAKQLSEILTHVDKLNQYDTTGIEPTAMVMGQVNVFRDDVVRPSLAQDQALANAPQREADGFVVPKILEER, translated from the coding sequence GTGGAGATTACGCAGCAGGATGTGGAAAAGGCGGCGCAGTTGGCACGATTGACTGTCACGCCCGCCGAGAAGGAGACCTTTGCCAAACAGTTGAGCGAGATTCTTACGCACGTCGACAAATTGAACCAGTACGACACAACCGGAATCGAACCGACTGCGATGGTCATGGGCCAAGTGAATGTGTTTCGGGATGATGTCGTGCGTCCATCCCTCGCACAGGACCAGGCGTTGGCGAATGCGCCGCAACGTGAAGCGGACGGCTTCGTAGTGCCTAAAATTCTAGAGGAGCGTTAA
- a CDS encoding DUF502 domain-containing protein yields MIKTALRRYFLTGLLLVTPIWGTILVLKTLFIAVDGILGDAVAELVPDHYIPGLGIITLVLLIFLVGLFAANFIGRQIVSHWEDWLNRLPLVRGIYSTLKSMMDILSFSERGSYRRVVLIQFPKNGHYCFAFVTGMTKGETTALGQDALIHVYVPTSPNPTSGYFLLVPEREVSSVDISIEEAMKLIVSGGLYTPSAAMVAALNAETKWNQVKQPEAGVPIG; encoded by the coding sequence ATGATCAAGACCGCTCTGAGACGTTATTTTTTGACGGGCCTTCTCCTTGTCACCCCCATCTGGGGCACGATTCTCGTGCTCAAGACCCTGTTCATCGCAGTGGATGGTATCCTGGGGGACGCGGTCGCGGAATTGGTGCCTGATCATTACATCCCCGGATTGGGGATAATTACCCTGGTTCTGCTCATCTTTTTGGTCGGGTTATTTGCGGCCAACTTTATCGGACGCCAGATCGTCAGTCACTGGGAGGATTGGTTGAACCGGCTGCCCCTCGTCCGTGGGATTTATTCCACGCTGAAGTCCATGATGGATATTCTTTCATTTTCGGAGCGAGGGTCGTATCGGCGGGTCGTCTTGATTCAATTCCCGAAGAACGGCCATTATTGTTTCGCGTTCGTGACCGGCATGACGAAAGGTGAGACGACGGCATTGGGTCAGGATGCATTGATTCATGTGTATGTGCCCACCTCACCGAATCCGACGTCGGGATATTTTCTGTTAGTGCCGGAACGGGAAGTCTCGTCCGTTGATATCAGTATCGAGGAAGCGATGAAACTGATTGTCTCGGGCGGTCTCTATACGCCGTCCGCCGCGATGGTGGCGGCCCTGAACGCGGAAACGAAGTGGAATCAGGTCAAGCAACCGGAAGCCGGTGTGCCGATTGGATAG
- the glmU gene encoding bifunctional UDP-N-acetylglucosamine diphosphorylase/glucosamine-1-phosphate N-acetyltransferase GlmU has translation MKQSAGQHTTLSRISGLGVIVMAAGLGKRMRSTQAKVLHHVAGRPMVLYAVDVALQVAGHRIAVVVGHQADRVRQVIEEGIADKPGGNAVSLVEQAEQLGTGHAVMQSRSVFFVAKEALPTNYLILNGDTPLLKEQTARELLQVHQSQGASVTILTARLDDPRGYGRVIRRESSRKADGVISCEVLKIIEDRDATAAERATNEINVGTYVVSGEFLFDALDKLEPNNAQGEYYLTDIVRMAVAQGRRVAAVTLKDPDEGLGINTRQQLATAEHVIRQQIRERWLEAGVTMRDPGSVWIDAGVTIGRDTVLYPHVNLEGKTIVGEGTTIRSGVCISDCVIGNNVEILDHCVLRESQVDDEAHLGPFAHLRPGAIVRRKARVGNFVEMKKAELGEGSKANHLTYLGDARIGKGVNIGAGTITVNYDGVNKHRTVIEDQVFVGSDSQLIAPVTIGEGAVVAAGTTVTQDVPADSLAITRVAQVNRVGWAAKRRMLLAGRAPSGHSARAADEPTNLKTKNASNKLKKGRAKSSKR, from the coding sequence ATGAAACAGTCAGCAGGCCAACACACAACACTCTCCCGCATTTCCGGCTTAGGCGTGATCGTGATGGCGGCTGGCCTGGGCAAGCGAATGAGGTCCACCCAAGCGAAAGTCCTGCATCACGTCGCAGGACGGCCGATGGTTCTCTACGCTGTCGATGTGGCGTTGCAGGTAGCGGGTCATCGGATTGCGGTGGTGGTCGGACATCAGGCCGACAGGGTTCGGCAAGTCATCGAAGAAGGCATTGCGGACAAGCCGGGAGGGAACGCGGTCAGCCTCGTCGAGCAGGCCGAACAACTCGGGACCGGCCATGCCGTCATGCAGAGCCGTTCCGTGTTTTTCGTGGCTAAGGAGGCACTCCCGACCAATTACCTCATCTTAAACGGTGATACCCCGTTACTAAAAGAGCAGACTGCGCGCGAACTCTTGCAAGTTCATCAGTCGCAAGGCGCATCGGTGACCATTCTCACCGCGAGGCTCGATGATCCCCGTGGGTATGGACGGGTCATTCGTCGGGAGTCTAGCCGAAAAGCTGATGGAGTGATTTCGTGCGAGGTGCTGAAGATCATCGAAGATCGAGATGCGACCGCAGCAGAGCGGGCCACCAACGAAATCAATGTGGGTACGTACGTCGTGTCGGGAGAGTTTCTCTTCGATGCGCTCGATAAACTGGAACCTAATAATGCTCAGGGTGAATATTATCTGACCGATATTGTGCGGATGGCCGTGGCGCAAGGGCGGCGTGTAGCCGCGGTCACTCTCAAAGATCCCGATGAAGGATTGGGGATCAATACTCGACAACAGTTGGCGACTGCGGAGCACGTCATCAGACAGCAGATCCGCGAGCGCTGGCTCGAGGCCGGCGTCACGATGCGAGATCCCGGCTCCGTGTGGATTGATGCGGGAGTCACTATCGGACGAGATACGGTGCTCTACCCACACGTGAATCTCGAAGGCAAAACTATAGTCGGTGAAGGGACGACAATCCGTTCCGGGGTCTGCATTTCAGATTGCGTGATCGGAAACAATGTGGAGATTCTCGATCATTGCGTGCTACGCGAATCGCAAGTCGACGACGAGGCTCATCTGGGACCTTTCGCACATTTGAGGCCGGGGGCGATCGTGCGGCGGAAGGCGAGGGTTGGAAATTTCGTCGAGATGAAAAAGGCCGAGCTCGGCGAAGGATCGAAGGCGAATCACCTCACGTATCTCGGCGATGCCCGAATCGGGAAAGGCGTCAATATAGGGGCCGGGACGATCACGGTGAATTATGATGGTGTGAACAAACACCGGACCGTGATTGAGGATCAAGTCTTTGTGGGGAGTGATTCGCAGCTGATTGCGCCGGTCACGATTGGAGAGGGGGCGGTGGTGGCGGCTGGGACAACCGTGACGCAAGACGTGCCGGCCGATTCATTGGCAATTACTCGCGTCGCACAAGTGAATCGAGTGGGGTGGGCGGCTAAACGTCGAATGTTGCTGGCCGGCCGTGCCCCCAGTGGACACTCAGCACGGGCAGCGGATGAGCCGACGAACCTGAAAACCAAGAACGCTTCAAACAAGCTGAAAAAGGGGCGCGCGAAGTCATCGAAACGCTGA
- a CDS encoding DUF948 domain-containing protein, producing the protein MSIVELAALLVAIAFVVLVGYLVPVLMQVRKTVAESEQLLSKMNVEVPALVAELRTMSQNLNDVTNQVRESTEHAAVLLHAVGEVGESVQQVHNIIRGSGGTLLTNVASMVAGVKAATQVVRERMRQEGGTHNGG; encoded by the coding sequence ATGAGCATCGTTGAACTCGCTGCGCTCCTCGTGGCGATCGCCTTCGTTGTGTTGGTCGGGTATCTCGTGCCGGTATTGATGCAAGTCCGCAAGACGGTCGCCGAATCGGAACAGCTGCTGTCGAAGATGAACGTCGAGGTACCGGCGCTTGTGGCGGAACTACGGACCATGAGCCAGAACTTGAATGATGTGACGAATCAGGTTCGTGAAAGCACGGAACATGCGGCGGTATTGCTTCATGCCGTGGGGGAAGTCGGTGAGTCCGTGCAACAAGTCCATAACATCATTCGCGGATCGGGTGGCACGCTATTGACGAACGTGGCAAGTATGGTGGCTGGCGTGAAGGCAGCCACCCAAGTCGTGCGAGAACGAATGCGACAAGAAGGAGGGACACACAATGGCGGATGA
- a CDS encoding dTMP kinase: protein MGKASRKSTGIFITLEGGEGSGKTTHARRLCQWLTAQGLNVLHTREPGGTILAERLRTILLENSAETIAPETEAWLILAARRQHVDHVIRPALADGTIVVCDRFSDSTTAYQGYGRGLDLRVLRTMNGWATGKLVPHLTLLFDVPIAVGLRRRRGQTSSQNRLDREAERFHESVRKGFHALAKQEPRRIMMIDASRSIESVEREVESRVSNWLKTHRSQKPRRR from the coding sequence ATGGGTAAGGCATCCAGAAAATCGACGGGCATCTTCATCACGCTGGAAGGCGGTGAAGGAAGTGGGAAAACGACGCATGCTCGGAGGCTGTGTCAGTGGCTGACCGCACAGGGATTGAATGTCCTGCATACCAGAGAGCCGGGCGGCACCATCCTTGCTGAACGGTTGCGCACGATCCTGCTTGAAAATTCTGCGGAGACCATCGCTCCGGAAACGGAGGCCTGGCTCATTCTTGCGGCGAGGCGCCAACATGTGGACCATGTCATTAGGCCTGCTCTCGCCGATGGGACGATCGTTGTCTGCGATCGATTCTCAGATTCGACGACGGCCTACCAGGGGTATGGACGTGGGTTGGACCTTCGAGTGTTACGCACCATGAACGGTTGGGCGACGGGGAAACTGGTCCCCCATCTTACCCTGCTCTTCGACGTTCCTATTGCCGTCGGACTCAGGCGTCGGCGGGGCCAGACCTCCTCCCAAAATCGCTTGGATCGAGAAGCTGAACGATTCCACGAGAGTGTGCGAAAGGGGTTTCACGCTTTAGCAAAGCAAGAGCCTCGGCGCATTATGATGATCGACGCTTCTCGATCCATAGAATCGGTCGAACGCGAAGTAGAATCCCGAGTAAGCAACTGGCTCAAAACTCACCGTTCCCAAAAGCCAAGGCGCCGATAA
- a CDS encoding YtxH domain-containing protein, producing the protein MADDRGTSAAVLLAFLSGAALGAVAALLLAPQSGSESRDRLRGYARRAETDLRDLAGRAGEAFEEAVDQGKEFVETKRSVLREAFDAGREAMKRERGRIQEEGPNRG; encoded by the coding sequence ATGGCGGATGATCGAGGAACATCGGCAGCGGTCCTCTTGGCATTTTTAAGCGGCGCAGCGCTGGGTGCGGTCGCAGCGCTGTTATTGGCGCCGCAATCAGGGAGCGAATCCCGCGATCGACTGCGTGGGTATGCCCGTCGCGCGGAAACCGATCTACGCGACCTTGCCGGACGGGCCGGAGAGGCGTTTGAGGAAGCCGTCGATCAAGGCAAAGAGTTTGTTGAAACGAAGCGATCGGTCCTACGCGAGGCGTTCGATGCGGGACGCGAAGCGATGAAACGCGAACGTGGCCGCATCCAAGAGGAGGGGCCGAACCGAGGATGA
- the holB gene encoding DNA polymerase III subunit delta' — MPFADITGHEQPISLLQASIRNGRLAHAYLFHGEAKIGKFMTAVRLAQALNCEQPSHADNLDSCGRCRSCLQIAARTYPDYSVIEPDPELATPQIKIEQVREIEQQFVYRPLIGERKICLIDDADRLTIGAANALLKTLEEPPGHSLFVLTTSRPHALPITIRSRCQALRFTTPARTQVEAALILTRELSPADARFLAVLTDGRIGEALTTNAAEVRARQQECLALVKPESLTSSTTVLSAAESLAKTDRGEETLNWLTRWIRDLVIVIVGGDQDQILHDDQLAELRRYAQRADIDTLLTLLNDIERIEQQATRHLNMQMALETTFLRLREALGLIPAGASA, encoded by the coding sequence ATGCCCTTCGCAGATATCACCGGCCACGAGCAACCCATCTCCTTGCTCCAGGCAAGCATACGCAACGGACGGCTGGCCCATGCGTACCTGTTCCACGGCGAAGCCAAGATCGGAAAATTCATGACCGCGGTGAGGTTGGCCCAAGCCTTGAACTGCGAGCAGCCCTCTCACGCGGATAATTTGGATAGCTGTGGCCGTTGCCGATCCTGCTTGCAAATCGCCGCACGGACTTACCCGGACTATTCGGTCATCGAGCCCGATCCGGAGTTGGCCACGCCGCAGATCAAGATCGAGCAGGTACGCGAAATCGAACAACAGTTCGTCTATCGACCGCTGATCGGTGAACGAAAGATCTGCCTGATCGACGACGCCGATCGGCTGACCATCGGGGCCGCCAACGCGCTCCTCAAGACCCTGGAAGAGCCTCCTGGCCATAGTCTTTTCGTCTTGACTACGAGCCGGCCTCATGCGCTCCCGATCACTATTCGATCGCGCTGCCAAGCGCTCCGTTTCACCACACCCGCCCGCACGCAAGTAGAAGCGGCGCTGATACTCACGCGAGAACTCTCCCCTGCCGATGCGCGTTTCCTCGCAGTGCTTACCGATGGACGTATCGGAGAAGCTCTCACGACGAATGCTGCGGAAGTTCGAGCCCGACAACAAGAATGCCTGGCCTTGGTGAAGCCGGAATCTTTGACATCGAGCACCACCGTCCTTTCCGCCGCCGAGAGCCTGGCCAAGACAGACCGGGGAGAGGAGACGCTCAACTGGCTCACGCGATGGATCCGCGATCTGGTCATCGTCATCGTGGGGGGAGATCAGGACCAGATTCTTCACGACGATCAACTTGCCGAATTGCGTCGATACGCCCAACGAGCGGACATCGACACTTTGCTCACTCTCTTGAATGACATCGAGCGCATCGAGCAGCAAGCGACGCGGCACTTGAACATGCAGATGGCGCTGGAGACCACGTTTCTTCGCCTGCGCGAAGCGCTTGGCCTAATCCCGGCTGGAGCCTCCGCCTAG
- a CDS encoding aspartate 1-decarboxylase, giving the protein MFRQMLRSKIHRATVTGAHLEYEGSLTIDQDLMEAAGILPYEAIICSNLNNGERFMTYAINGKRGNGDIILNGPTARKAAVGDQIIIFCYEYYGDEEIKKHAPKIVRVDEKNHIVTVR; this is encoded by the coding sequence ATGTTTCGACAAATGCTACGTTCGAAAATTCACCGCGCCACGGTGACGGGTGCCCATCTTGAGTATGAAGGCAGCTTGACCATCGATCAAGATTTGATGGAGGCCGCCGGTATCCTTCCCTATGAGGCCATCATCTGCTCGAACTTGAATAACGGCGAGCGATTCATGACCTACGCCATCAATGGAAAGCGGGGAAACGGAGATATCATCCTGAACGGGCCTACGGCGCGAAAAGCGGCGGTCGGAGATCAGATCATCATCTTTTGTTACGAGTATTACGGCGACGAAGAAATCAAGAAGCACGCGCCGAAGATCGTCCGAGTGGACGAAAAAAATCACATCGTGACCGTGCGCTGA